A genomic window from Levilactobacillus yonginensis includes:
- a CDS encoding lysostaphin resistance A-like protein produces MSEKVSRRRLILQFVFFWCLWLVVQIFLNTPIEQHLSGWSQELLLDAIKLVVWLGAGWWFVHTTAPNQLSISNRLQWRPAWRFSAGYVVWALIVVYLLVEFWLAHHGLRISPKFIPEFWGRYFLVVGVAEEFVFRGYFLNALLKHTSLTTANVIQALAFASLHIPRYLTTVPAMNPVVWLSNLISVFVLGLLFGWLYAKSRSLWPGILVHMTWDILVTLFG; encoded by the coding sequence ATGTCAGAAAAGGTTTCGCGTCGTCGATTGATTCTACAGTTTGTTTTCTTCTGGTGCCTGTGGTTAGTGGTTCAGATTTTTCTCAACACACCAATTGAGCAACACTTATCCGGGTGGTCACAGGAGCTCCTGCTGGACGCCATCAAACTGGTGGTCTGGCTGGGGGCCGGTTGGTGGTTCGTTCACACAACAGCCCCCAATCAGCTAAGCATTTCCAACCGGCTGCAATGGCGGCCAGCTTGGCGCTTCAGTGCTGGCTACGTGGTCTGGGCGCTGATTGTGGTTTATCTGTTGGTTGAATTTTGGCTAGCACACCACGGTCTGCGCATCTCACCCAAGTTCATCCCTGAATTCTGGGGCCGGTACTTCCTGGTCGTCGGTGTGGCTGAGGAATTCGTCTTCCGTGGGTATTTCCTAAACGCCTTGCTGAAGCATACATCCCTGACGACCGCCAACGTGATCCAAGCATTAGCCTTCGCCAGCCTACACATTCCACGCTACCTCACGACGGTTCCCGCAATGAATCCGGTCGTCTGGCTCAGCAACTTAATTTCAGTCTTTGTGCTGGGACTCCTGTTCGGCTGGCTTTATGCCAAAAGTCGGTCCCTGTGGCCCGGAATCCTGGTGCACATGACCTGGGATATTTTGGTCACGTTGTTCGGCTAG
- a CDS encoding nitroreductase family protein, whose product MEKKFIELAKQRRTIYSLGRNVKLSEAELTDLIKESIKNSPSAFNNQTTRVVILFGDSHEKLWDIVIDRLKQEVPDEAAFAKTTAKVNSFKAAFGTILFYTETKTVKEFEDNFPLYAANFQDWSEQSQGNAQYAVWTSLAENGIGANLQHYNPLIDDEVRAAFNIPATWRLRGEMDFGSIEAPAGDKDFMADDDRFMVFK is encoded by the coding sequence ATGGAAAAGAAATTTATTGAATTAGCTAAGCAACGACGGACCATCTACAGCTTAGGCCGCAACGTTAAACTGTCTGAAGCCGAGTTGACCGACCTGATCAAGGAGAGCATCAAGAACAGTCCCTCGGCGTTTAACAATCAAACGACCCGGGTAGTCATCCTGTTCGGCGACTCTCACGAAAAGTTGTGGGACATCGTCATTGACCGCTTGAAGCAAGAAGTTCCTGACGAAGCTGCCTTTGCCAAGACGACTGCCAAGGTCAACAGCTTCAAGGCCGCTTTCGGAACGATCCTGTTCTACACCGAAACGAAGACGGTCAAGGAATTCGAAGACAACTTTCCGCTGTATGCGGCCAACTTCCAGGACTGGTCAGAACAATCCCAAGGGAATGCCCAGTACGCTGTTTGGACGTCCTTAGCTGAAAACGGAATCGGTGCCAACCTGCAACACTACAACCCACTGATCGACGACGAAGTTCGGGCAGCCTTCAACATCCCCGCAACTTGGCGCCTGCGTGGTGAAATGGACTTTGGATCCATCGAAGCCCCAGCCGGTGACAAGGACTTCATGGCTGATGACGACCGGTTCATGGTCTTCAAGTAA
- a CDS encoding zinc ribbon domain-containing protein — MKQLAHRENRWMTDVNHRLAKTLVVASGSHTLFVLENLPNVTFNTDDLPKSLRNSHRSWSSFQLESFLTYKAQAIQSIVVKVNPAFTSQHCPKCGLVEKTNRHHDTHEYWCKQCQYRCNADRLGAMNIKMLGQEWLNGIKRPKIKKLTTIG; from the coding sequence CTGAAGCAACTAGCTCACCGAGAGAACCGTTGGATGACCGATGTGAATCATCGGCTAGCTAAGACACTCGTTGTGGCATCTGGCTCGCATACACTTTTTGTTTTAGAAAACTTACCTAATGTGACGTTTAACACCGATGACCTGCCTAAGTCCCTACGAAACAGCCATCGTTCCTGGTCTTCCTTTCAACTAGAGTCTTTCTTAACGTATAAGGCTCAGGCCATTCAGAGTATCGTGGTGAAGGTCAATCCGGCCTTCACCTCACAACACTGTCCCAAGTGTGGACTGGTTGAGAAAACCAATCGGCATCACGATACTCACGAGTATTGGTGTAAACAATGCCAGTATCGTTGTAATGCTGACCGATTAGGGGCAATGAATATCAAGATGCTGGGTCAAGAATGGTTGAATGGTATCAAACGACCAAAGATTAAGAAGCTAACAACTATTGGGTAA
- a CDS encoding TetR/AcrR family transcriptional regulator has translation MTKPPYHRQNLAAAIQQQARQQLENQGVTQISLRQIAKFLAVTPAAVYRHFPDKASLIAALGVEIQAEFTAALREDVLASADATTMLQRMVTNLSHYAHDHPRAVAFYLTQPQPVPQSLTTVITLLAAQEQLTTAPAPLARSVWTFLLGALLQGSAETEWITRQLVVLIHQ, from the coding sequence ATGACCAAGCCACCGTATCACCGACAGAATTTAGCCGCTGCGATTCAGCAGCAGGCCCGCCAACAATTAGAAAATCAGGGGGTCACCCAAATTTCTTTGCGGCAAATCGCCAAATTTTTAGCGGTGACCCCGGCCGCTGTGTACCGCCATTTTCCAGATAAGGCCAGTTTGATTGCTGCCCTTGGTGTGGAAATCCAGGCAGAGTTCACCGCAGCTTTGCGGGAGGATGTGTTGGCTTCAGCGGACGCTACGACCATGCTTCAGCGGATGGTGACCAATCTCAGTCATTACGCCCACGACCACCCCCGAGCAGTAGCGTTTTACCTCACTCAGCCGCAACCCGTGCCCCAGAGTTTGACGACCGTCATCACATTATTGGCTGCACAAGAACAGCTAACAACAGCCCCGGCACCCCTGGCTCGCAGTGTGTGGACCTTTCTACTGGGAGCGTTGTTGCAGGGGTCAGCCGAGACTGAATGGATTACCCGACAACTGGTGGTCCTTATTCACCAGTAA